The following is a genomic window from Thermodesulfobacteriota bacterium.
TGCCCTCTCTGGGCCAGCTCATCAGATTGAGCAAGGCCCTCTCCCTCCGGATGTCGGACGTCATCGGTCCCGGAGATGAATCGTTTACCATCGTGAAGTCGAATCAGCGTCAGAGTTTCTCCCGGTTCGGAAAGGCGAGGGAGTCGTGCTACGGATACGAATACGAATCCCTTGCCCCCCGGAAGAAAAACCGGGGAATGGAGCCCTTCATTGTGACCCTCCAGCCTTCCGAAGCGAATGAACCTTCTTCCCACGACGGACAGGAATTTATCTATGTGCTGGAAGGGGAAATGGAGGTCATGATCGAAGGCACCCGGGAGGTCCTCGGACCCGGAGACTCGGTCTATTACGACTCCACGAGCCTCCATCTGTTAAAGGCCCACGGCGGCAAACCCGCCAAGATCCTGGCC
Proteins encoded in this region:
- a CDS encoding cupin domain-containing protein, whose product is MEEKKSEITYEEFQKVASDYGEVSGQDLLTDPATLEKVRERAEGERSLTHGEMLRTVREKRGFSLEELAVRTGIDRSILSQIEAGDYMPSLGQLIRLSKALSLRMSDVIGPGDESFTIVKSNQRQSFSRFGKARESCYGYEYESLAPRKKNRGMEPFIVTLQPSEANEPSSHDGQEFIYVLEGEMEVMIEGTREVLGPGDSVYYDSTSLHLLKAHGGKPAKILAVLIS